One genomic window of Punica granatum isolate Tunisia-2019 chromosome 1, ASM765513v2, whole genome shotgun sequence includes the following:
- the LOC116214359 gene encoding secretory carrier-associated membrane protein 4, with translation MNRHHDPNPFDEEEEVVNPFSNGGVPPASKSRIPPVGGFGQKYDATVDIPLDTMNDSKQKTKELADWEADLKRREREIKRREDAVAQAGVPVDDKNWPPFFPIIHHDIANEIPVHAQRLQYLAFASWLGIVLCLVFNVIAITVCWIRGGGVKIFFLAIIYALMGCPLSYVLWYRPLYRAMRTDSALNFGWFFLFYLLHVGFCIFAAIAPPIVFHGKSLTGILAAIDVFSDHVLVGIFYLVGFGLFCLEALLSLWVIQKTYMYFRGHK, from the exons ATGAACCGCCACCACGACCCCAACCCTTTCGACGAAGAGGAGGAGGTGGTCAATCCCTTCTCC aatGGTGGAGTTCCTCCGGCATCTAAATCACGGATTCCTCCCGTAGGAGGCTTTGGACAGAAGTATGATGCCACTGTAGATATTCCATTGGATACAATGAAC GATTCTAAGCAGAAAACGAAGGAGTTAGCTGACTGGGAAGCAGATTTGAAGAGGAGGGAAAGG GAGATAAAAAGGAGAGAAGATGCTGTTGCTCAAG CTGGCGTTCCTGTAGATGATAAGAATTGGCCTCCATTTTTCCCCATTATTCATCATGACATAGCCAATGAAATACCGGTTCATGCTCAGAGGCTGCAGTATCTGGCTTTTGCAAGTTGGTTAG GTATAGTTCTCTGCCTCGTTTTTAATGTCATTGCCATCACTGTATGCTGGATCAGGGGAGGGG GTGTCAAAATCTTCTTCCTTGCAATAATTTATGCATTGATGGGATGCCCTCTTTCATATGTGTTGTGGTATAGGCCTTTGTACCGGGCAATGAG GACAGATAGTGCTCTGAACTTTGGGTGGTTCTTCCTTTTCTATTTG CTGCATGTTGGCTTTTGCATTTTTGCTGCCATCGCCCCTCCAATTGTCTTCCATGGAAAATCCCTGAC GGGAATCCTTGCAGCAATTGATGTCTTCTCTGATCATGTGCTGGTTGGG ATCTTCTATTTGGTTGGCTTCGGTTTGTTCTGCTTAGAGGCCCTCCTAAGCTTGTGGGTTATTCAG